A DNA window from Naumovozyma dairenensis CBS 421 chromosome 10, complete genome contains the following coding sequences:
- the TTI2 gene encoding Tti2p (similar to Saccharomyces cerevisiae YJR136C; ancestral locus Anc_4.368), translating into MMELVDQFKIPASNINLLPKLSYKDLNGIDKLLQDNNNDANMQLDDIQRKQLILCLLLLIVDNESHVLKIVDKLLHPQEGLVVNREDIIKWLVDRLQPLLLKNSANTNASDLQKVKYKFDNGIKKNILLNTKLRLNMFQDDDDEKLKWKQNGGLNSIPLMYGILKLLHRNEISSNLWWINPAILNLLDDTTDLQGIVLKGVLLLNIFLQKFETFDKDDKWITFKDTGLFQLYEPLLKKMCYFIPPMNKEQESIQVMTLVFPVLNQLYYVEFERDLKERNKRISEVVSEILLQNIIPRLDLKYNKLLITLFDILIENIKILKTQSVIHLQRIIYVLGQYFVKNPFITLYEDVIIKILELVSNLIEECPSERLVFHKYDLLGLEIMILLKCRQEGLIVKEEVNDIIISLKKIMKQLESKGCNFEVDEKEMLISKHEDVRILFLYTDR; encoded by the coding sequence ATGATGGAACTTGTCGATCAATTTAAAATACCTGCATCGAACATTAATTTACTTCCAAAACTTTCAtataaagatttaaatGGAATTGATAAGTTATtacaagataataataatgatgctAATATGCAACTAGATGACATTCAAAGGAAACAATTAATATTATGTTTACTATTATTGATTGTAGATAATGAATCTCATGTATTGAAAATAGTAGATAAACTACTGCATCCACAAGAAGGACTCGTTGTAAACAGAGaagatatcattaaatgGCTCGTTGATCGTTTACAACCGTtactattgaaaaatagtGCTAATACTAATGCTAGTGATTTACAGAAAGTCAAATATAAGTTTGATAATGGtattaaaaagaatattttattaaatactAAATTAAGATTAAATATGTttcaagatgatgatgatgaaaaattgaaatggaAACAAAATGGTGGTTTGAATAGTATACCGTTAATGTACGGTATATTAAAGTTATTACATAGGAATGAGATATCAAGTAATCTTTGGTGGATTAATCCTGcaattttaaatttgttaGATGATACCACTGATCTACAAGGTATTGTATTGAAAGGTGTTTTACTTTTGAACAtatttttacaaaaattcGAAACgtttgataaagatgataaatgGATAACGTTCAAAGACACAGGGTTGTTCCAATTATACGAACCactattgaagaaaatgtgTTATTTTATTCCACCAATGaataaagaacaagaatCGATTCAAGTAATGACGCTTGTTTTCCCGGTATTAAACCAATTGTATTATGTAGAGTTTGAGCGGGATCTCAAGGAAAGGAATAAAAGAATTTCTGAAGTAGTATCTGAAATCTTGcttcaaaatataataccaCGTTTAGATCtgaaatataataagtTATTGATAACtttatttgatatattaattgaaaatatcaaaatccTGAAAACTCAATCAGTAATCCATTTACAACGTATCATATATGTCTTGGGTCAATATTTTGTGAAAAATCCATTCATAACGTTATATGAagatgttattattaaaatcttAGAATTAGTATCGAATTTGATTGAAGAATGTCCTTCTGAAAGATTAGTTTTTCATAAGTATGATCTTCTAGGATTGgaaataatgattctatTAAAATGCCGACAAGAAGGTTTGATTGTAAAGGAAGAAGTTAATgacattatcattagtttaaagaaaattatgaaaCAATTAGAATCCAAAGGTTGCAATTTTGAAGTtgatgaaaaggaaatgtTAATAAGTAAGCATGAAGATGTTcgaattttatttttatatacagATAGATGA
- the TIM8 gene encoding protein transporter TIM8 (similar to Saccharomyces cerevisiae TIM8 (YJR135W-A); ancestral locus Anc_4.367) codes for MSFNSAANTTASSLSAESLSSLDANSKKDISTFIESENAKQKVQMSIHQLTNTCFKSCITNVSDPDLSSQDQQCLANCVNRFLDTNIRLVKGLQNIQ; via the coding sequence ATGTCCTTTAACTCTGCTGCTAATACTACCGCCTCCTCTCTTTCTGCTGAAAGTCTATCTTCCTTAGATGCAAATTCTAAGAAAGATATTTCAACTTTCATAGAGTCTGAAAATGCCAAGCAAAAAGTTCAAATGTCTATCCATCAACTAACAAATACATGTTTTAAGAGTTGTATTACGAATGTTTCAGATCCAGATTTGAGTTCTCAAGATCAACAATGTTTAGCCAATTGTGTTAATAGATTCTTAGATACTAACATTAGGTTAGTTAAAGGCTTACAAAACATCCAATGA
- the NDAI0J02990 gene encoding uncharacterized protein (similar to Saccharomyces cerevisiae YJR142W; ancestral locus Anc_4.378) gives MVKVLNFTGQQQVLIRTPEDESTSFSFLEIIDRVDRLPLDYERNDNYKENVYQLTTHDGLKIGFVLSFILEEFRRVDNKVFEEIFLVDEKKHSISFRSTDFDQRNKQISDFAKSLYDKSTLEGIKGWRNERYAVWAPRAIPYVLVERAMAGILGIITYGVHINGYVVDETTREIRVWVPRRSANKPTWPSMLDNIIAGGLGYPYGIEETVFKESVEEANLPKSVIKKCIKAAGVVSYLYYPKNIQEDTFTTESSFIVGEVEYIYDLKLDHDIIPTPNDGEVDSFNLFTLQEVIEALQNGEFKPNCALVMVDFLIRHGYITTENEPNYLEIVNKMHRALPFPTLN, from the coding sequence ATGGTTAAGGTATTGAATTTTACTGGTCAACAGCAAGTTCTCATTAGAACTCCGGAAGATGAATCAACTTCTTTCTCCTTTCTAGAAATTATAGACAGAGTGGATCGATTACCATTAGATTATGAACGTAATGATAACTACAAAGAAAACGTTTATCAGTTAACAACGCATGATGGTCTTAAGATTGGATTTGTTTTAAGTTTTATATTGGAAGAATTCAGACGTGTTGATAACAAAGTCTTCGaggaaatatttttagttgatgaaaagaaacataGTATTTCATTTAGAAGTACCGATTTTgatcaaagaaataaacaaatttcaGATTTTGCCAAATCGTTATATGATAAATCAACGTTGGAAGGTATAAAGGGTTGGAGGAATGAAAGATATGCAGTATGGGCTCCTAGAGCGATACCATATGTCCTCGTGGAAAGAGCCATGGCAGGCATCTTGGGAATAATTACATACGGTGTGCATATCAATGGTTATGTCGTGGACGAAACTACAAGGGAAATCAGAGTTTGGGTTCCCAGAAGATCAGCAAATAAACCGACATGGCCATCGATGCTGGATAATATAATTGCAGGTGGACTAGGTTATCCATACGGCATTGAAGAAACCGTTTTCAAGGAAAGTGTTGAAGAGGCTAACTTACCAAAAAGTGTCATTAAAAAATGTATCAAAGCAGCAGGCGTTGTTTCATACTTATATTATCCTAAAAATATCCAAGAAGATACTTTTACAACAGAGTCAAGTTTCATTGTTGGAGAAGTCGAATATATCTATGATTTGAAGTTAGATCATGATATAATACCAACACCAAATGACGGTGAAGTAGACagttttaatttatttactttGCAAGAAGTTATTGAAGCTTTGCAAAATGGTGAATTCAAACCTAATTGTGCCTTAGTGATGGTGGATTTTTTAATTAGACATGGTTATATCACCACTGAAAACGAACCAAACTATCTGGAAATAGTTAATAAGATGCATAGGGCCCTCCCTTTTCCTACACTAAATTAA
- the RPS4A gene encoding 40S ribosomal protein eS4 (similar to Saccharomyces cerevisiae RPS4B (YHR203C) and RPS4A (YJR145C); ancestral locus Anc_4.382) produces MARGPKKHLKRLAAPHHWLLDKLSGCYAPRPSAGPHKLRESLPLIVFLRNRLKYALNGREVKAILMQRHVKVDGKVRTDTTYPTGFMDVITLEATNENFRLVYDVKGRFAVHRITDEEASYKLAKVKKVQLGKKGVPYVVTHDGRTIRYPDPNIKVNDTVKVDLASGKITDYIKFDAGKLVYVIGGRNLGRIGTIVHKERHDGGFDLVHIKDSLDNTFVTRLNNVFIIGEPGKPYISLPKGKGIKLTIAEERDRRRAQQGL; encoded by the exons ATGGCTAGAGGACC aAAGAAGCATCTAAAAAGATTAGCAGCTCCACACCATTGGTTATTGGACAAATTATCCGGTTGTTATGCTCCAAGACCATCTGCTGGTCCACATAAATTACGTGAATCTTTGCCATTGATTGTCTTCTTAAGAAACAGATTAAAGTATGCTTTAAACGGTCGTGAAGTCAAGGCTATCTTGATGCAACGTCACGTTAAAGTCGACGGTAAAGTTAGAACTGATACCACTTACCCAACTGGTTTCATGGATGTCATCACCCTTGAAGCCACTAACGAAAACTTCAGATTAGTTTACGACGTTAAAGGTAGATTCGCAGTTCACAGAATTACTGATGAAGAAGCCTCTTACAAATTAGCTAAAGTCAAGAAGGTCCAATTAGGTAAGAAAGGTGTTCCATACGTTGTTACCCATGACGGTAGAACCATCAGATACCCAGATCCAAACATTAAAGTTAATGACACTGTCAAGGTCGATCTAGCTTCTGGTAAGATTACTGATTACATCAAGTTCGATGCTGGTAAATTAGTCTACGTTATTGGTGGTCGTAACTTGGGTAGAATTGGTACCATTGTTCACAAGGAAAGACATGATGGTGGTTTCGATTTAGTCCACATCAAGGATTCATTAGATAACACCTTCGTCACCAGATTAAACAATGTTTTCATCATTGGTGAACCAGGTAAGCCATACATCTCCTTGCCAAAGGGTAAGGGTATTAAATTAACCATTGCTGAAGAACGTGACAGAAGAAGAGCTCAACAAGgtttataa
- the MCM22 gene encoding Mcm22p (similar to Saccharomyces cerevisiae MCM22 (YJR135C); ancestral locus Anc_4.366) → MKEELVSTKSEWYDLYGKTLRTNIENKKYFLKKARDAISELKAAAATAEQDGAELSKTKKNKEEVWNRFLSKSMLFPERSDPIGLSLASLSQSMRMESSKDAINVMKGNTQNLDSMLIYQKQLNDNIETLIKSLDNNANGDDDDQGQVRHSQVQTHAMDWDTSTAMKNKELWESLNKFVTEALFSNDPYANVLTKDIVSQVLKKLINYDPTLTLEDFKEDKQGNGALMRLYRLLLKSNLIICEGDSNISPRDRRVQLIDFIDSDLS, encoded by the coding sequence ATGAAGGAAGAATTAGTATCAACAAAATCGGAATGGTATGATCTATATGGTAAGACGTTAAGAACAAAcattgaaaacaaaaaatatttcttaaagaaGGCTCGAGATGCCATTAGTGAACTGAAAGCTGCTGCTGCAACAGCAGAACAAGACGGTGCTGAACTATCGAAGACTaagaagaacaaagaagaagtatGGAATCGGTTCTTGAGTAAATCAATGCTATTTCCTGAGAGATCAGATCCCATTGGATTGAGTTTAGCATCATTAAGTCAATCAATGAGAATGGAGAGTTCTAAAGATGCAATAAATGTAATGAAAGGGAATACACAGAATCTAGACTCTATGCTAATATATCAGaaacaattgaatgataatatagagactttaattaaatcattgGACAACAATGCgaatggtgatgatgacgatCAGGGACAAGTAAGACATTCCCAAGTGCAAACTCATGCAATGGATTGGGATACATCGACAGCCATGAAGAATAAAGAGTTATGggaatcattaaataaatttgtCACAGAAGCATTGTTCTCCAATGATCCATATGCTAATGTGTTAACTAAGGATATAGTATCAcaagttttgaaaaaactGATTAATTATGATCCAACTTTAACATTAGAAGATTTCAAAGAAGACAAACAAGGTAATGGCGCGTTAATGAGACTGTATAGACTATTACTAAAGtccaatttaataatatgtGAAGGAGACTCTAATATCTCACCCAGAGATAGAAGAGTTCAATTGATTGACTTCATTGATTCAGATTTATCATAG
- the BAT2 gene encoding branched-chain-amino-acid transaminase BAT2 (similar to Saccharomyces cerevisiae BAT2 (YJR148W) and BAT1 (YHR208W); ancestral locus Anc_4.389): MTQAPLDASKLKVTPTSHPTQLKSNDQLIFGKTFTDHMLTIEWTAEKGWDIPEIKPYGNLSLDPSAVVFHYAFELFEGLKAYRTDDHKITMFRPDMNMIRMNKSASRICLPNFDPEELIKLIGKLIEQDKHLVPEGKGYSLYIRPTLIGTTASLGVSTPDRALLYVICSPVGPYYKTGFKAVRLEATDYATRAWPGGVGDKKLGANYAPCVLPQLQAAERGYQQNLWLFGPEHNITEVGTMNAFFVFKDNKTGKKELVTAPLDGTILEGVTRDSILQLARERLDPNEWDINERYCTIDEVASRSKTGELVEAFGSGTAVVVSPIKEIGWRGEDIQVPLTPGEQTGPLTKQVAEWVAAIQYGKEAHGNWSKVIADLS, from the coding sequence atgaCACAAGCTCCTCTAGACGCATCAAAATTGAAGGTCACTCCAACTTCTCATCCAACTCAATTGAAATCTAATGATCAATTGATCTTCGGTAAGACATTCACTGATCATATGTTGACCATTGAATGGACTGCCGAAAAGGGATGGGATATTCCAGAAATAAAACCATACGGTAACTTATCTCTTGATCCATCTGCTGTTGTTTTCCACTATGCTTTTGAATTATTCGAAGGTTTAAAAGCGTACAGAACTGATGATCATAAGATTACCATGTTCCGTCCAGATATGAATATGATCCGTATGAACAAATCTGCTTCAAGAATTTGTCTGCCAAATTTTGACCCTGaagaattgattaaattGATCGGTAAATTGATCGAACAAGATAAACATTTGGTTCCAGAGGGTAAAGGttattctttatatattagaCCAACTTTAATTGGTACTACTGCATCTCTTGGTGTGTCCACTCCAGATAGAGCTTTACTTTACGTTATTTGTTCTCCTGTGGGTCCATATTATAAGACTGGTTTCAAAGCTGTTAGATTAGAAGCTACTGATTATGCTACTAGAGCTTGGCCAGGTGGTGTTGGTGACAAGAAATTGGGTGCCAATTATGCTCCTTGTGTTTTACCTCAATTACAAGCTGCTGAAAGAGGTTATCAACAAAATTTATGGTTATTTGGTCCAGAACATAATATTACCGAAGTTGGTACTATGAATGCCTTCTTTGTCTTTAAGGACAATAAGACTGGTAAGAAAGAATTAGTTACTGCTCCATTAGATGGTACCATCTTGGAAGGTGTTACTAGAGACTCCATTTTACAATTAGCTAGGGAAAGACTAGATCCAAATGAATGGGATATTAATGAACGTTATTGTACAATTGATGAAGTTGCTTCAAGATCCAAGACTGGCGAATTGGTTGAAGCCTTTGGTTCTGGTACTGCCGTTGTCGTCTCTCCAATTAAGGAAATTGGATGGAGAGGTGAAGACATTCAAGTCCCATTAACTCCAGGTGAACAAACTGGTCCATTAACCAAACAAGTTGCTGAATGGGTTGCTGCTATTCAATACGGTAAGGAAGCTCATGGTAACTGGTCTAAAGTTATTGCCGATTTATCCTAA
- the PMT4 gene encoding dolichyl-phosphate-mannose-protein mannosyltransferase (similar to Saccharomyces cerevisiae PMT4 (YJR143C); ancestral locus Anc_4.379), translating into MAASKRHSVKSVSPRIDVDDQLFKYTKSNGSKSFEQIAQNWLLKPLPDSQVKYSFWLYAVTLIACVARFYMIWYPNEVVFDEVHFGKFASYYLERTYFFDVHPPFAKMAIAFIGWLVGYDGSYKFDDIGDSYETHPAPYIAYRSFNAILGTLTVPILFNTLKELNFKAITCAFGALLVAVDNAHVTETRLILLDAILLISIASSFYCFVRFYKSQLTSPFSLQWYTWLYATGISLSFVISTKYIGVMTYSAIGIGIIANLWQLLDIRAGLSLKLFTRHFSRRLNGLILIPFCIYLFWFWVHFTVLNKSGPGDVFMSAEFQDTLGDSPLSIGSKQVNFYDIITIKHTDTNAFLHSHLAYYPLRYEDGRVSSEGQQITGYMHEDINNEWEVLPVKELPSTKGQPVLLNDKIRLRHVSSNTFLLAHDVASPLYPTNEEITTVSEEDANGPAYKETIFAFQPLKKTDEGYEIRTKNTQFRIFHVETAVALWTHNDELLPEWGFEQQEVNGSKDVVNPENHWAIEAITNLDDERKVYTPKVTKSMSFWSKWFELQNSMFEHNNKLSAEHPFASQPQSWPGGLCGVSFWTSDSQRKQIFFTANIVGWWIQVISMAVFAGIILADLATRQRGYFALGKITREKLYGPLLFLFLGWACHYFPFFLMHRQKFLHHYLPAHMIISLFTAGLWEVIFSDCKSLDPSIDEEEAGAKYNECPKIYTPLLAIFFIVSSVAIVWFFIYFAPLIYGNVSLPPTEVVKRQWFDIKLNFAK; encoded by the coding sequence ATGGCAGCTTCCAAAAGGCACAGTGTGAAATCGGTGTCACCACGCATCGACGTGGACGAtcaattattcaaatatacAAAAAGTAATGGATCTAAATCTTTCGAACAAATAGCGCAAAACTGGTTATTGAAACCATTACCAGATTCTCAAGTTAAGTATTCCTTTTGGTTATACGCGGTTACATTAATTGCATGTGTTGCAAGATTTTACATGATTTGGTACCCAAATGAAGTCGTTTTCGATGAAGTCCATTTCGGTAAATTTGCATCATATTATTTAGAAAGAACCTATTTCTTTGATGTTCATCCTCCTTTTGCCAAAATGGCCATTGCATTTATCGGTTGGTTAGTAGGTTATGATGGATCTTACAAATTCGATGACATTGGTGATAGTTATGAAACGCATCCTGCTCCATATATTGCCTACCGTTCATTCAACGCTATATTAGGTACTTTAACCGTTCCAATCTTATTCaatactttgaaagaaCTGAATTTCAAAGCTATAACTTGTGCATTCGGTGCCTTGTTAGTTGCTGTCGACAATGCCCATGTCACAGAAACAAGATTGATCCTATTAGACGCAATCCTTTTAATTTCTATTGCAAGTTCATTCTATTGTTTTGTTCGCTTTTACAAGAGCCAATTAACTTCTCCATTCTCTTTACAATGGTACACTTGGTTATATGCCACAGGGATCTCATTATCTTTCGTCATTTCTACTAAATATATTGGTGTCATGACTTATTCTGCGATTGGTATTGGCATTATCGCCAATTTATGGCAACTTTTGGATATTAGAGCAGGTTTAAGTTTGAAGTTATTTACAAGACATTTTAGTAGAAGATTAAATGGACTAATTCTCATTCCTTTTTGTATTTATCTATTCTGGTTCTGGGTTCATTTTACAGTTCTAAATAAATCCGGTCCAGGTGATGTCTTCATGTCTGCAGAATTCCAAGATACTTTAGGTGACTCTCCATTGAGTATTGGTTCCAAACAAGTCAATTTTTACGatattattacaatcaAACATACTGACACAAACGCTTTCTTACATTCTCACTTGGCTTATTACCCATTACGTTATGAAGATGGTCGTGTTTCTTCAGAAGGTCAACAAATCACTGGTTACATGCATGAGGATATCAATAACGAATGGGAAGTTTTACCAGTTAAGGAATTACCTTCTACAAAAGGTCAACCAGTCTTACtgaatgataaaattaGGTTAAGACATGTCAGTTCAAATACCTTCTTATTAGCGCATGACGTTGCATCTCCACTTTATCCAAcaaatgaagaaatcaCAACTGTCTCTGAAGAAGATGCAAACGGACCAGCATATAAGGAAACCATTTTTGCCTTCCAaccattgaagaaaactGATGAAGGTTATGAAATTAGAACGAAGAACACACAATTCCGTATCTTCCATGTTGAAACAGCTGTGGCCTTATGGACTCACAATGACGAACTATTACCAGAATGGGGGTTCGAACAGCAAGAAGTGAACGGTAGTAAAGATGTAGTTAACCCTGAAAATCATTGGGCTATAGAAGCTATCACTAatcttgatgatgaaagaaAAGTTTACACTCCGAAAGTAACCAAGAGTATGTCATTTTGGTCAAAATGGTTCGAATTACAAAACTCGATGTTCGAACATAATAACAAACTTTCCGCAGAACATCCATTTGCTTCTCAACCACAAAGTTGGCCAGGTGGGCTATGCGGAGTTTCATTTTGGACTTCAGATTCtcaaagaaaacaaattttctttactGCCAATATCGTTGGTTGGTGGATACAAGTTATCTCTATGGCTGTTTTTGCTGGTATTATTTTAGCTGATTTAGCAACCAGACAACGTGGTTATTTTGCCCTTGGTAAAATCACTAGAGAGAAATTATATGgtccattattattcttattccTCGGATGGGCATGTCATTATTTCCCTTTCTTCTTAATGCATCGTCAAAAGTTTTTGCACCATTATCTACCGGCTCATATGATCATATCTCTATTTACAGCTGGGTTATGGGAAGTTATCTTCAGTGATTGTAAATCTCTAGATCCATCTAtcgatgaagaagaagcaggtgccaaatataatgaatgtCCAAAGATCTATACGCCATTATTAgccattttcttcataGTTTCATCAGTTGCCATTGTTTGGTTCTTCATCTATTTCGCTCCATTAATTTATGGTAATGTTTCCCTACCACCAACTGAGGTAGTAAAGAGACAATGGTTCGATATCAAACTAAACTTTGCCAAATAG
- the SGM1 gene encoding Sgm1p (similar to Saccharomyces cerevisiae SGM1 (YJR134C); ancestral locus Anc_4.364) has product MSQPKKKLSLEERLSLATKKGKKKLKKPSSTSTASLATLTTDDDDNDIQGNIRSSVSSTPVPNSPSIVPNAGHEVTVPDSDILSTSSLSQKHDTDENDKTFFEEKSLNADASQQQKELVISEGMRSWLPDNYENLPILEVLSSYVQPKIGSIQKENENLKSQLKDSQTTTKTDSSLFKLIRDKEDIIEQLKKEGETLSKNEFKKSNQVKSLKKTILNMEEEISDLHNQLNDKSDELDSLNESYSNIQTVLTESNEKISRLLKDNEELVSLQSELNVKNEKLNELTEELSTTSTTLNDEKLKLQDELDSIKEINNKHIMNLESTIEELKIELENNKDTTRDQSSSYLINNSNNDNSSTSLHNVRNQYELIQQQFNSSKQNWESIEFSLNTKITDLNTLLKGSKDDIDKLEKKIDELKLENSQLNSQLDKDHEKISNLTEEKKSLSSELESLNKSLHDLREDHALLEKKYNIQKSQLQQNIVPSSISSRGNSIDNFPATLDSTAQDKINSKTKSDIVLPKRKNISLSSTTSNDAIISTFQKQWLNSGNIPYTNNAEENIDNQIGDVIQNSNILGDGNSTLANENNDHYYHSDTMNDISINVTDDDDIPDEAAALQSLFQRNPSIPFTPSLRKPSTAMQSTNTNAQIMNAQMLSRLGSEIRCMEGEYRSLKESYDRLQAEKNNANEEILKLLKSNEDCTRLNEENTKLKSEIDQLHHKLETSLQLLGEKTETVDELKNDVDDLKEMLHQQVQQMVEMQERMG; this is encoded by the coding sequence ATGTCTCAACcgaagaaaaaattatctttaGAAGAACGTCTTTCTCTGGCTACGAAAAAagggaagaagaaattaaagaaaccATCTTCTACTTCAACTGCTAGTTTGGCAACATTAACAAcggatgatgatgataacgaTATTCAAGGAAACATAAGAAGTTCGGTATCATCTACCCCTGTACCCAATTCACCGAGTATTGTTCCTAATGCAGGACATGAAGTAACAGTTCCTGATAGTGATATACTTTCTACTAGTAGTCTTTCACAAAAACATGACactgatgaaaatgataaaactTTTTTCGAAGAAAAGAGCCTCAATGCAGATGCATCGcaacaacaaaaagaaCTTGTAATTAGCGAAGGTATGAGATCATGGTTACCAGATaattatgaaaatttaCCAATATTGGAAGTATTATCGTCATACGTTCAACCTAAAATAGGATCAAtacaaaaggaaaatgaaaatttgaaatcacAATTAAAAGATAGTCAAACTACTACCAAGACTGATTCTAGTCTTTTTAAATTAATTAGagataaagaagatataatagaacaattaaagaaagaaggtGAAACATTATCCaaaaatgaattcaaaaagTCAAATCAAGTTAAAAgtttaaagaaaacaatattgaatatgGAAGAGGAGATATCTGACCTACATAACcaattgaatgataaaTCTGATGAACTCgattcattaaatgaatCATATAGCAATATTCAAACCGTTTTGACTGaatctaatgaaaaaatttctcGATTGTtaaaagataatgaagaattagtCAGTTTGCAATCAGAATTGAATgtcaaaaatgaaaaattgaacGAATTAACAGAAGAATTATCAACTACATCTACAActttaaatgatgaaaaattaaaattacaagatgaaCTTGATagtattaaagaaattaataataaacatatAATGAATCTAGAATCTACTATTGAAGAGTTGaaaattgaattggaaaataataaagatacaACCCGAGATCAAAGTAGCAGTTAtcttattaataatagCAACAACGATAACTCCAGTACATCTCTCCATAATGTTAGAAACCAATACGAGCTTATTCAACAGCAATTCAATTCAAGTAAACAAAATTGGGAAAGTATTGAATTTTCACTTAATACTAAAATAACCGATTTAAATACATTATTAAAGGGATCaaaagatgatattgataaattagaaaagaaaatagatGAACTTAAACTAGAGAACTCACAATTAAACTCTCAATTAGATAAGGATCATGAAAAAATCTCAAATCTAAcagaagagaaaaaatcattatcttctGAACTTGAATCTTTGAATAAGTCATTACATGATTTAAGAGAAGATCACGCgcttttggaaaaaaagtataatattcaaaaaagtCAACTACAACAAAACATTGTTCCATCAAGCATATCCTCGAGAGGAAACAGTATAGATAATTTCCCTGCTACTCTTGATAGTACTGCTCAAGATAAAATTAACAGCAAGACAAAAAGTGATATTGTTTTACCTAAGAGGAAAAacatatcattatcatctaCAACCTCTAATGATGCGATTATATCaacatttcaaaaacaatgGTTAAATAGTGGTAACATCCCATACACAAATAATgcagaagaaaatattgataacCAAATAGGTGATGTGATTCAAAATTCTAATATTTTAGGGGATGGGAATTCCACTTTAgctaatgaaaataatgatcattattatcattcaGATACTATGAATGATATATCCATTAATGttactgatgatgatgatattccAGACGAAGCAGCAGCATTACAATCTTTATTCCAAAGAAATCCATCGATACCCTTTACTCCATCCTTACGTAAACCAAGTACAGCAATGCAAAGTACAAACACTAATGCACAAATTATGAATGCACAAATGTTGAGTCGGTTAGGTTCAGAAATAAGGTGTATGGAGGGAGAGTATCGTTCTTTAAAGGAATCGTATGATAGATTACAAGCtgagaaaaataatgctaatgaagaaatattgaaGCTTCTGAAGAGCAATGAAGATTGTACAAGATtgaatgaagaaaataccaaattgaaatcagaaattgatcaattaCACCATAAATTAGAGACATCACTACAACTACTGGGAGAGAAGACGGAAACTGTAGATGAACTAAAGAATGATGTAgatgatttgaaagaaatgtTACATCAACAAGTGCAACAAATGGTGGAGATGCAAGAACGAATGGGTTGA